A genomic window from Ketobacter sp. MCCC 1A13808 includes:
- the ileS gene encoding isoleucine--tRNA ligase has protein sequence MADYKSTLNLPNTQFPMKANLAQREPQLLKRWAKLDLYQAVQNATAGRPQFILHDGPPYANGDIHIGHSVNKILKDTIIRAKRLSGFDAPYVPGWDCHGLPIEHNVEKKIGKAGVKVPYDVFRKKCREYATKQVNGQREDFMRLGILGDWHNPYLTMDFKTEADTIRALGRIAENGHLVKGFKPVYWSVVGGSALAEAEVEYQDKTSTQVDVRFHPVDREAFAKQFGLASISLPLSVVIWTTTPWTLPANQAVALSRDLEYSLVELDAGNGNEIILLASDLVETVCKRYGVESFVVLETTTGINLENTLLRHPFIDRVVPVVMGDHVTTDAGTGAVHIAPDHGLDDFNVGLKYGINTLNYVAADGSYVESTPLVAGQHVYKVEPRILDLLEQNGALLKQAKMVHSYPHCWRTKTPLIYRATPQWFISMQQKGLLEACKKAAHQVEWLPEWGKARIEGMLEQSPDWCVSRQRTWGVPIALFVHKETSELHPDSAELIEAVAKKVEQDGIEAWFKLDAAELLGADAERYEKVTDTLDVWFDSGVTHFSVLEQRDNLRVPADLYLEGSDQHRGWFQSSLKTSVAIRGEAPYKTVLTHGFTVDAQGKKMSKSLGNVISPQTVVKNLGADIIRLWVSATDYRGEMTVSDEILKRTADSYRRIRNTARFLLSNLNEFDPQTNLVAQDDMLALDRWAVHRAAVLQQEIMRHYDEFQFHVIYQKLHNYCVVDLGGFYLDVIKDRQYTCKQDSVARRSAQTALYHIAEALVRWISPILSFTADELWEFIPGQRSASVALETWYDGLFTLPPSESMSADFWQSIQGVKTAVNKQLEDGRKNGVVGSSLEAEVDIHCSGELKADLDRLGNELRFAMITSAVRVHRWSDGGEIAELDGLKVEVQKSQHPKCVRCWHLRPDVGSDQNHPELCLRCVDNVEGDGEDRHFC, from the coding sequence ATGGCCGATTACAAATCCACATTGAATCTCCCCAATACCCAGTTCCCGATGAAGGCGAACTTGGCGCAACGGGAACCGCAATTGCTTAAGCGTTGGGCTAAGCTGGACCTGTACCAAGCCGTACAGAATGCCACAGCCGGGCGTCCGCAATTTATTCTGCACGATGGCCCTCCCTATGCGAACGGCGATATTCATATCGGTCATTCGGTGAATAAAATTCTGAAAGACACAATTATCCGCGCTAAAAGGCTGAGTGGGTTTGATGCTCCCTATGTCCCCGGATGGGATTGTCATGGTCTTCCTATCGAGCATAACGTGGAAAAGAAAATCGGTAAGGCTGGCGTAAAAGTGCCCTACGACGTCTTTCGCAAAAAATGCCGTGAATATGCGACCAAGCAGGTGAATGGCCAACGCGAGGATTTTATGCGGCTGGGAATATTGGGTGATTGGCACAACCCCTATCTGACCATGGATTTTAAAACGGAAGCGGATACTATTCGGGCGTTGGGGCGGATCGCTGAGAATGGTCATCTGGTAAAAGGCTTCAAGCCTGTGTATTGGAGTGTCGTGGGTGGCTCTGCTCTGGCAGAAGCGGAAGTGGAATACCAGGATAAAACCTCTACTCAGGTCGACGTACGATTTCACCCGGTGGACCGCGAGGCCTTTGCGAAGCAGTTCGGTTTGGCGTCCATCAGTCTGCCATTGTCTGTGGTTATCTGGACTACCACGCCCTGGACTTTGCCTGCCAATCAGGCTGTCGCATTAAGTCGGGATTTGGAATACAGCCTGGTAGAGCTGGATGCGGGGAACGGGAACGAGATTATTTTGCTGGCCTCGGATCTGGTAGAAACGGTTTGTAAGCGATACGGCGTGGAATCTTTCGTCGTGCTTGAAACCACCACCGGGATCAACCTGGAAAATACACTGTTGCGTCATCCTTTTATCGACCGGGTTGTTCCGGTTGTCATGGGTGATCATGTAACTACTGATGCAGGTACAGGCGCTGTGCACATTGCGCCGGATCACGGTCTGGACGATTTTAACGTGGGTTTGAAGTACGGCATTAACACTCTGAACTATGTCGCTGCGGATGGCAGCTATGTGGAATCTACGCCGCTGGTTGCAGGGCAGCACGTTTATAAAGTCGAACCCAGAATTCTGGATTTGCTGGAGCAAAACGGGGCTCTGCTGAAGCAGGCAAAAATGGTTCACAGCTATCCCCATTGTTGGCGCACGAAAACGCCATTGATCTATCGCGCCACGCCGCAGTGGTTTATCAGCATGCAGCAGAAGGGCTTGCTGGAAGCCTGTAAGAAAGCGGCCCATCAGGTGGAGTGGTTACCCGAGTGGGGGAAAGCCCGCATTGAAGGTATGCTGGAGCAAAGTCCGGACTGGTGTGTTTCCCGGCAACGAACCTGGGGAGTGCCTATTGCGCTGTTTGTGCATAAAGAAACGTCTGAGCTGCATCCTGATAGCGCAGAATTAATTGAAGCGGTTGCAAAAAAGGTAGAACAGGACGGAATCGAAGCCTGGTTCAAATTGGATGCTGCGGAATTACTGGGCGCGGATGCTGAGCGTTACGAAAAGGTAACCGATACATTGGATGTGTGGTTCGATTCCGGTGTCACCCATTTTTCAGTGCTGGAGCAACGGGATAATCTGCGCGTCCCTGCGGATCTGTATCTAGAAGGTTCTGACCAGCATCGTGGTTGGTTTCAGTCCTCTCTGAAAACCAGTGTTGCGATTCGCGGAGAAGCGCCCTATAAAACGGTGTTAACTCACGGCTTCACCGTGGATGCTCAGGGCAAGAAGATGTCAAAATCCCTGGGCAATGTTATTTCACCCCAAACCGTGGTCAAAAATCTAGGGGCCGATATTATTCGCTTGTGGGTTTCGGCTACCGATTATCGCGGCGAGATGACGGTTTCCGACGAAATTCTGAAACGGACGGCTGACTCCTATCGCCGTATCCGTAATACCGCCCGTTTTTTGTTGTCCAACCTGAATGAGTTCGATCCGCAAACGAATTTGGTTGCCCAGGATGACATGCTTGCATTGGATCGCTGGGCTGTTCATCGTGCGGCAGTTTTGCAGCAAGAAATCATGCGTCATTACGATGAATTTCAGTTTCATGTGATCTATCAGAAGTTGCATAACTATTGTGTAGTGGATTTGGGCGGTTTTTATCTGGACGTGATTAAGGATCGGCAATACACCTGCAAGCAGGACAGTGTGGCAAGGCGTTCGGCGCAAACTGCGTTGTATCATATTGCCGAAGCACTGGTACGCTGGATCTCCCCTATTTTGAGTTTCACTGCCGATGAGTTGTGGGAATTTATTCCGGGTCAGCGTAGTGCCTCGGTGGCACTTGAAACCTGGTACGACGGATTATTTACCTTGCCTCCCAGCGAGTCCATGAGTGCGGATTTCTGGCAGAGCATTCAGGGTGTAAAAACTGCAGTGAACAAGCAATTAGAGGACGGGCGCAAAAACGGCGTCGTCGGCAGTAGTCTGGAAGCAGAAGTGGACATCCATTGCAGCGGTGAATTGAAAGCGGATCTGGATCGGCTGGGTAACGAGTTGCGTTTTGCTATGATCACCAGTGCAGTTCGTGTACATCGCTGGAGTGACGGTGGTGAAATTGCTGAGCTGGATGGTTTGAAAGTGGAAGTGCAAAAAAGCCAACATCCGAAGTGTGTACGGTGTTGGCATCTTCGGCCCGATGTCGGGTCTGATCAGAACCATCCCGAACTGTGTTTGCGTTGTGTCGACAATGTGGAAGGTGATGGTGAAGATCGACACTTTTGTTAG
- the ribF gene encoding bifunctional riboflavin kinase/FAD synthetase, whose protein sequence is MELIRGVHNLRPRHQGCVATIGNFDGVHLGHRAIIRQVTEKAKVLDLPSVVMVFEPQPREFFAPQEAPARLMTFREKCEVIAELGVDKVLCVRFDHRFCNQSARQFCDDILVAGLGIKHLVVGDDFRFGNDRTGDFRFLQSKGEEHGFTVENTHTFEWHGDRVSSTRVRECLEQSDFDSAAVMLCQPFFMSGRVIHGEKLGRTIGVPTANFLPKRVRTPVSGVFAVQVRGLDPALPGVKNGVANGVANLGTRPTVGGEKVRLEVHLLNFKGDLYGRHLRVMFRHKIREEIKFDGLEALKVAIQQDIETATRYFKRN, encoded by the coding sequence ATGGAGCTGATCCGCGGCGTTCACAATTTACGGCCCCGTCACCAAGGGTGTGTGGCTACTATTGGCAATTTTGACGGTGTGCACCTTGGGCATCGCGCCATAATTCGCCAAGTAACTGAAAAGGCTAAGGTATTAGACTTGCCCTCAGTGGTCATGGTATTTGAACCACAGCCGCGCGAGTTTTTTGCACCGCAGGAAGCACCGGCCCGATTGATGACTTTTCGTGAGAAATGCGAAGTGATTGCTGAATTGGGTGTGGATAAAGTGCTGTGCGTTCGTTTCGATCATCGATTTTGTAATCAGAGTGCTCGACAATTTTGTGACGATATTCTGGTGGCCGGGCTGGGTATAAAACATCTCGTGGTTGGCGACGACTTTCGTTTCGGAAATGATCGTACCGGTGATTTCCGTTTCTTACAAAGTAAGGGCGAAGAGCACGGGTTTACCGTAGAGAACACGCACACCTTTGAATGGCACGGCGACAGAGTGAGCAGTACCCGAGTGCGGGAATGCCTGGAGCAGAGTGATTTCGATTCCGCAGCGGTTATGCTGTGCCAGCCGTTTTTTATGTCGGGACGCGTTATACATGGCGAGAAGCTGGGACGGACTATCGGTGTGCCGACGGCTAACTTTCTACCGAAACGGGTGCGTACGCCGGTCAGTGGCGTTTTTGCCGTGCAGGTGCGTGGTCTGGATCCTGCGCTTCCCGGTGTAAAAAATGGCGTTGCCAACGGAGTTGCCAATCTGGGGACGCGGCCTACTGTCGGTGGCGAAAAAGTGCGCTTGGAGGTGCACTTGCTTAATTTCAAGGGGGATCTTTATGGCCGCCACCTGCGGGTTATGTTCCGCCATAAAATACGGGAAGAAATTAAATTTGATGGGCTGGAAGCCCTGAAAGTCGCCATACAGCAAGATATTGAAACCGCAACACGCTATTTTAAGCGCAATTAA
- the murJ gene encoding murein biosynthesis integral membrane protein MurJ gives MKQEITGQKQKGLLRSTGIVSVFTLMSRVLGLVRDVVVANMFGAGAGADAFFVAFKIPNFFRRLFAEGAFSQAFVPVLSEYRAQRDLAEVRLLISYTSGTLGGVLIAGTIFCVVFAPAVTYLFAPGFHDTQGKFDLAADMLRLTFPYLLLISLTAFLGSILNSYGKFAIPAFTPVILNIVLISFAIFISPLMDPPILSLAWGVLASGVIQLVFQMPFIKQVNLLVRPSWGWSDPGVKRILALMVPALFGVSVAQINLLLDTVLASFLENGSISWLYYSDRLMELPLGVFGIAIATVILPSLSRKHSTKSSESFSGTLDWAVRMVLLIGLPASLALVLLAKPMLITLFQYGEFAPSDVDKASMSLQAYSLGLLAFMVIKVLAPGYFARQDTKTPVSVGIKALVVNMVLNLALIIPLAHVGLALATSLSAALNAALLYLGLRKEGVYQPQAGWAIYLLRLAAAAGLMIALILWMDRDVSEWLSWGWEERVWQLAQVVVLGLLSYVGTLLILGMRPRDLLTKPGID, from the coding sequence ATGAAACAGGAAATAACAGGGCAGAAACAGAAGGGGTTACTCCGTTCCACCGGTATTGTCAGTGTTTTTACGCTGATGTCCCGGGTGCTAGGGCTGGTTCGGGATGTTGTGGTGGCAAATATGTTTGGTGCCGGAGCCGGAGCCGATGCCTTCTTCGTTGCCTTCAAGATCCCTAATTTTTTTCGGCGTCTATTCGCTGAAGGTGCCTTTTCCCAAGCCTTCGTTCCAGTTTTGTCAGAATACCGTGCGCAGCGGGATCTGGCAGAAGTTCGCTTGCTGATTAGCTACACCTCGGGAACGTTAGGGGGAGTGCTGATTGCCGGAACGATTTTTTGCGTTGTGTTTGCTCCAGCGGTGACCTATTTGTTTGCACCGGGCTTTCACGACACCCAGGGGAAGTTTGATTTGGCGGCGGATATGCTCCGGCTCACCTTCCCTTATTTATTGCTGATTTCCCTTACCGCCTTTCTGGGCAGCATCCTCAATAGTTACGGTAAGTTTGCTATTCCTGCTTTTACCCCGGTGATCTTAAACATAGTGTTGATTAGCTTTGCGATTTTTATATCACCGCTAATGGATCCACCTATCCTGTCGTTGGCCTGGGGGGTGCTGGCATCCGGGGTGATTCAGTTGGTATTCCAGATGCCCTTTATTAAGCAAGTGAATTTGTTGGTGCGGCCAAGCTGGGGTTGGAGCGACCCCGGGGTCAAGCGAATTCTAGCGCTTATGGTCCCTGCGCTGTTCGGTGTTTCCGTAGCCCAGATTAACCTGTTACTGGATACGGTGTTGGCGTCCTTTTTGGAAAATGGGAGCATTTCCTGGCTGTATTATTCTGACCGGCTGATGGAGCTGCCCCTTGGCGTGTTTGGTATTGCCATTGCGACTGTGATTCTGCCAAGCCTTTCCCGTAAGCACTCTACTAAATCGTCCGAGTCTTTCTCGGGGACATTGGATTGGGCGGTTCGCATGGTGTTGTTGATTGGCCTGCCGGCCAGCCTGGCGCTGGTGTTGTTAGCTAAGCCGATGCTGATTACGCTGTTCCAATATGGGGAGTTTGCCCCATCGGATGTAGATAAAGCCAGTATGAGCTTGCAGGCGTACAGCCTGGGCTTGCTGGCATTTATGGTCATCAAAGTGCTGGCTCCGGGCTACTTTGCCCGACAGGACACTAAAACCCCGGTGTCAGTCGGTATTAAAGCGCTGGTGGTAAATATGGTGCTTAATTTAGCCTTAATTATTCCTTTGGCGCACGTTGGACTGGCGCTGGCGACCAGCTTGTCTGCAGCGCTAAATGCCGCGCTGCTCTACCTTGGGCTGCGCAAAGAAGGCGTCTATCAGCCTCAGGCGGGGTGGGCAATATATCTGTTAAGATTGGCTGCGGCAGCCGGTTTAATGATTGCGCTTATATTATGGATGGACCGGGACGTTTCCGAGTGGTTAAGCTGGGGCTGGGAAGAGCGGGTCTGGCAGCTGGCACAAGTGGTTGTGTTGGGGCTGCTATCTTATGTAGGTACCTTGTTAATACTAGGGATGCGTCCTCGTGATTTGCTCACAAAGCCAGGTATTGATTAG
- the rpsT gene encoding 30S ribosomal protein S20, with protein sequence MANIKSAKKRARQSEKRRRHNAGLRSMVRTQIKKVINEIATGNQENAQKAYLAAVPVIDRMVTKGIIHKNKAARHKSRLNAQIKGLAA encoded by the coding sequence TTGGCTAACATCAAATCAGCTAAGAAACGTGCACGCCAGTCTGAAAAGCGTCGCAGACACAATGCCGGTCTGCGCTCCATGGTTCGCACACAGATCAAAAAAGTGATTAACGAGATTGCTACCGGCAACCAGGAAAACGCCCAGAAAGCGTACCTTGCAGCAGTGCCCGTTATCGACCGCATGGTAACTAAAGGCATTATCCACAAGAACAAAGCCGCTCGCCATAAGAGCCGTTTAAACGCCCAGATTAAAGGTCTGGCCGCTTAA
- the proB gene encoding glutamate 5-kinase: MARSKVALSKRWVVKIGSALLTDDGRGLDREAIAGWVAQMHSLRQRGVELVLVSSGSVAEGMARLGWKQRPKAMHDLQAAAAVGQMGLVQAWEQSFQRHGVHTAQVLVTHEDLSDRKRYLNARNTLLALIGHDVVPVVNENDTVVTDEIRFGDNDTLGALTANLVEAELLVILTDQEGMFDADPRQNSSAKLISCAKASDSALHSMAGGGAGVLGRGGMATKLRAAQLAARSGAATVIAGGRLPAVLERIQEADEVGTLLLADDTPMAARKQWLAGHLQMRGVLTLDAGATKALREKGVSLLPVGVREVKGNFYRGEMVACVDPDNQRVACGLVNYSAEEARQIMGLGSENIAAILGYVDEKELIHRDNMVVL; encoded by the coding sequence ATGGCGCGCTCAAAAGTCGCCTTATCTAAACGCTGGGTAGTGAAAATCGGTAGTGCCCTGTTAACCGATGACGGGCGCGGTCTGGATCGTGAGGCGATAGCTGGCTGGGTCGCGCAAATGCACAGCCTCCGTCAGCGGGGGGTGGAGCTGGTGTTGGTCTCCTCCGGGTCCGTGGCTGAAGGTATGGCTCGGCTGGGTTGGAAGCAAAGGCCGAAGGCGATGCATGACTTGCAAGCAGCGGCGGCGGTTGGCCAGATGGGTTTGGTTCAGGCCTGGGAGCAGTCGTTCCAGCGGCATGGTGTTCACACTGCCCAGGTTTTGGTTACTCACGAAGATTTGTCCGATCGCAAACGTTACCTAAATGCGCGTAATACCCTGTTGGCCCTGATTGGGCATGATGTGGTGCCCGTAGTAAATGAAAATGACACGGTTGTTACGGATGAGATTCGCTTTGGTGACAACGACACATTGGGGGCGTTGACTGCAAATCTGGTAGAGGCCGAGTTGTTGGTGATCCTCACTGATCAGGAAGGCATGTTTGATGCTGACCCCCGCCAGAATTCTTCGGCTAAGCTAATATCCTGCGCTAAAGCGTCTGATTCAGCATTGCATTCAATGGCTGGTGGCGGGGCGGGTGTGCTGGGGCGGGGCGGTATGGCAACCAAGCTCAGGGCGGCTCAATTGGCGGCGCGCTCCGGGGCGGCCACGGTTATAGCCGGCGGGCGTCTTCCGGCGGTACTTGAGCGAATTCAGGAGGCTGATGAGGTCGGGACTTTGCTGCTCGCTGATGACACGCCAATGGCTGCTCGGAAACAGTGGTTGGCCGGCCACCTGCAAATGCGGGGTGTGTTGACGTTGGATGCGGGCGCGACCAAAGCGCTCAGGGAAAAAGGTGTGAGTCTGCTGCCCGTTGGTGTGCGGGAAGTGAAGGGGAATTTCTATCGTGGTGAAATGGTGGCCTGCGTAGATCCGGATAACCAGCGGGTTGCTTGTGGTCTGGTGAACTACAGTGCTGAAGAGGCGCGTCAGATTATGGGGCTAGGCAGCGAGAATATTGCTGCGATCTTGGGTTACGTAGACGAGAAAGAGTTGATACATCGGGATAATATGGTGGTTTTGTAG
- the cgtA gene encoding Obg family GTPase CgtA, which produces MKFVDEAAIRVEAGDGGNGCLSFRREKYIEYGGPDGGNGGVGGSVLLQADNGLNTLVDYRYERLFKAQRGEGGAGRNCTGASGEDLVLRVPVGTTVIDEDTDEVLGDLLKHGDQFLVARGGRGGLGNTCFKSSTNRAPRRTTPGTEGEKRNLRFELKVLADIGLLGMPNAGKSTLIRAVSAAKPKVADYPFTTLVPNLGVVKVDRLRSFVMADIPGLIEGAAEGAGLGIRFLKHLARCRILLHVVDIAPWDQSSPVESAEAIAGELQLFSPTLAQRERWLVLNKLDLLPDEEADVRCQQIIDDLGWEGAVYRVSAANGAGTQDLVFAIMNHLEELDERMAADEEFAEQEREARQRLEEEARHKIQEQREERRRLRKEAKNRSDDDDDDHEVEVVYAPH; this is translated from the coding sequence ATGAAATTTGTTGATGAAGCCGCAATACGTGTTGAAGCCGGAGATGGCGGGAATGGCTGTTTGAGCTTCCGGCGTGAAAAATACATTGAATATGGCGGCCCTGACGGCGGTAATGGGGGTGTTGGCGGTAGTGTTTTGCTGCAGGCAGATAACGGCCTGAATACCTTGGTCGATTATCGCTATGAGCGCTTATTTAAGGCGCAGCGCGGTGAAGGTGGGGCCGGTCGTAATTGCACGGGTGCCAGTGGCGAGGACCTTGTGCTCAGGGTGCCGGTCGGCACCACCGTTATCGATGAAGATACCGATGAGGTGTTGGGCGATTTGTTGAAGCACGGCGATCAATTCCTGGTGGCCCGAGGCGGTCGTGGTGGTTTGGGGAATACCTGTTTTAAATCAAGCACTAACCGTGCTCCCAGGCGCACGACCCCCGGAACGGAAGGCGAGAAGCGCAATTTACGTTTCGAACTGAAAGTCCTGGCCGATATCGGCTTGCTGGGGATGCCGAATGCGGGCAAGTCCACCTTGATTCGTGCCGTGTCCGCTGCCAAGCCCAAAGTGGCTGATTATCCCTTTACTACGTTGGTGCCCAATCTGGGTGTGGTAAAAGTAGACCGTTTGCGTAGTTTTGTAATGGCGGACATTCCCGGTCTGATTGAGGGTGCAGCAGAGGGCGCGGGCCTGGGAATTCGTTTTCTCAAGCATTTGGCGCGGTGTCGTATCCTGTTGCATGTGGTCGATATTGCGCCCTGGGATCAGTCCAGCCCGGTCGAGTCCGCTGAGGCGATTGCAGGTGAGTTGCAACTATTCAGCCCCACGCTGGCGCAGCGAGAGCGGTGGCTGGTATTAAATAAACTGGATTTGCTGCCGGATGAAGAAGCGGACGTCCGTTGCCAGCAAATTATCGATGATCTGGGTTGGGAGGGGGCAGTTTATCGGGTGTCGGCGGCCAATGGTGCCGGTACGCAGGATTTGGTTTTTGCCATAATGAATCACCTGGAAGAGTTGGATGAGCGTATGGCGGCGGATGAGGAATTCGCGGAGCAGGAGCGAGAGGCCCGGCAGCGCTTGGAGGAAGAGGCGCGGCACAAAATTCAGGAGCAGCGTGAAGAGCGTCGCCGTCTGCGTAAAGAAGCTAAAAACCGCAGTGATGACGATGATGATGACCACGAGGTGGAAGTGGTTTACGCTCCGCATTAA
- the rpmA gene encoding 50S ribosomal protein L27 has product MAHKKAGGSTRNGRDSESKRLGVKRYGGQVVKAGNIIVRQRGTQFHPGVNTGLGKDHTIYAKVDGVVKFQVKGPKSRRFITIEPVA; this is encoded by the coding sequence ATGGCTCATAAGAAAGCTGGTGGTAGTACCCGTAACGGTCGCGATTCCGAAAGTAAGCGCCTTGGCGTTAAACGGTACGGCGGCCAGGTCGTAAAAGCAGGCAACATTATTGTTCGCCAGCGCGGGACTCAGTTTCACCCAGGTGTGAACACTGGTCTGGGCAAAGATCATACGATCTATGCCAAAGTGGACGGTGTGGTCAAGTTTCAGGTGAAAGGTCCTAAAAGTCGCAGATTCATTACCATCGAACCTGTCGCTTAA
- the rplU gene encoding 50S ribosomal protein L21: protein MYAVFVSGGKQHRVAEGDILKLEMIDAEPGSAIEFDQVLLVANGDDVKIGAPVVEGGMVKAEVVTHGRGEKVKIIKFRRRKHHRKQMGHRQYFTEVKITGINA from the coding sequence ATGTACGCGGTATTTGTAAGTGGTGGCAAACAGCATCGGGTCGCAGAAGGCGATATCCTAAAGCTGGAAATGATTGATGCCGAGCCTGGCTCAGCCATCGAGTTTGATCAGGTTTTGTTGGTCGCTAACGGCGACGACGTTAAAATTGGTGCACCTGTCGTTGAAGGCGGCATGGTGAAAGCGGAAGTGGTCACCCACGGCCGTGGCGAGAAAGTTAAAATTATTAAGTTTCGTCGTCGTAAGCACCATCGTAAACAAATGGGCCATCGCCAGTACTTCACTGAAGTGAAGATCACTGGTATCAACGCCTAA
- a CDS encoding polyprenyl synthetase family protein produces the protein MDFKAISAAVDDDFLKVNDFIFKQLHTHVPLIKEIGNYIIDSGGKRLRPLVCLLSARALGYQGDQHIEVAAVVEFLHTATLLHDDVVDESSLRRGKASANEVWGNAPSVLVGDFLISRSFQMVVNVGNMKILKILSNATNLIAEGEVLQLVNCKNPDTSEDQYMEVIRYKTAKMFEASAQSGAVLAQPDSATEQAFATYADHLGCAFQLVDDVLDYNGSADTMGKNVGDDLAEGKPTLPLIYALQHASESEKQLIRSAILTGGLENIDAITNTVKECGALEYTIQKAREKAGLAKQAIDDVSDSIYKEALMALCDLAVQRNH, from the coding sequence ATGGATTTTAAAGCGATCTCCGCAGCGGTCGACGACGACTTTCTCAAGGTCAATGACTTCATTTTCAAACAGTTACATACCCATGTACCGCTGATCAAAGAGATAGGCAACTATATCATTGATAGCGGTGGCAAGCGTCTACGACCGCTGGTTTGCCTGCTCAGCGCGCGCGCACTGGGCTACCAGGGCGACCAGCACATTGAAGTTGCGGCCGTAGTAGAATTTTTGCATACCGCTACCCTGTTGCACGACGATGTCGTCGATGAATCGTCCCTTCGCCGCGGCAAAGCCAGCGCCAATGAGGTCTGGGGGAATGCCCCTAGCGTGCTGGTGGGTGACTTTCTGATTTCCCGCTCGTTCCAGATGGTAGTGAACGTGGGCAATATGAAGATTCTAAAGATTCTGTCCAACGCCACCAACCTGATTGCCGAAGGTGAAGTCCTTCAATTGGTTAACTGCAAGAATCCCGACACTTCAGAAGATCAATATATGGAGGTCATCCGCTACAAAACGGCCAAGATGTTTGAAGCTTCGGCCCAGTCCGGCGCTGTACTGGCGCAACCGGATTCCGCGACTGAGCAGGCCTTTGCGACCTATGCAGATCACCTGGGTTGTGCATTTCAGCTAGTGGATGATGTGCTGGATTACAACGGATCTGCTGACACCATGGGTAAAAACGTAGGCGATGATCTGGCCGAGGGCAAACCTACCCTACCCCTAATCTATGCCTTACAGCACGCTTCAGAAAGTGAAAAGCAGCTTATCCGCAGTGCCATTCTGACTGGCGGACTTGAGAATATTGACGCCATCACAAACACTGTGAAAGAATGCGGCGCACTGGAATACACCATACAAAAAGCCAGGGAAAAAGCAGGCCTGGCCAAGCAAGCTATTGATGATGTTTCAGATTCAATATATAAAGAAGCGCTGATGGCTTTGTGTGATCTGGCTGTTCAACGCAACCATTAA